The Indicator indicator isolate 239-I01 chromosome 32, UM_Iind_1.1, whole genome shotgun sequence genome contains a region encoding:
- the C32H1orf174 gene encoding UPF0688 protein C1orf174 homolog, whose translation MAAGGPARRSRTGAGARGWGRTDARGPAFPERQRPQRPPGRSAKGFLEGERPQTTSAEPAHEEPAETRRQQKGGPGTPSVVGRPRPGRGGGAGWEWVQVVMNTYVLSNAVRTLAEGFEPPASALCSRRAGAGAVPGPRCCGSLQLQRQAARKRPPKRLKSEKPAPVKPELKPEEFTGRGESLAALGEAPKPSDGDQRPEDPEDCSLIHQEKGESIPELKEDKQQKEQDAPPEPHTVKSSSAPAKLGSDEQLHIYSEEERSCQSLLSDESSLGDADVPRRLMELDSSALLNEDSNQPMPVARFFGDLELLRDLPAAALPSTMMSRREFRKLHIIAKEEEEEEEEDVV comes from the exons ATGGCGGCGGGCGGCCCGGCCCGGCGGTCGCGCACGGGGGCTGGAGCGCGGGGCTGGGGCCGCACCGACGCCCGCGGCCCAGCCTTTCCGGAGCGGCAGCGGCCGCAGAGGCCTCCCGGGCGCTCTGCGAAGGGATTCCTGGAGGGAGAGCGCCCGCAAACCACTTCTGCTGAGCCTGCGCACGAAGAGCCGGCAGAGACCCGCCGCCAGCAGAAGGGCGGCCCCGGGACGCCGAGCGTGGTAGGACGGCCGCGGCCGGGGAGAGGCGGCGGGGCCGGGTGGGAGTGGGTGCAGGTGGTTATGAACACCTACGTGCTGAGCAACGCCGTCAGGACATTAGCTGAGGGATTTGAGCCACCTGCCAGCGCTTTGTGCAGCCGCAGGGCCGGCGCTGGAGCCGTTCCTGGGCCGCGCTGCTGCGGCAGTCTCCAGCTGCAGCGGca AGCAGCTCGTAAACGGCCCCCAAAGAGGCTTAAAAGTGAAAAACCTGCTCCAGTCAAACCAGAACTCAAACCAGAAGAGTTTACAGGTAGAGGTGAAAGCCTTGCTGCACTGGGGGAAGCACCTAAGCCATCTGATGGGGACCAACGTCCAGAAGATCCAGAAGACTGCAGCTTAATTCATCAGGAAAAAGGTGAAAGCATTCCAGAACTGAAGGAAGACAAACAGCAAAAGGAACAGGATGCTCCCCCTGAGCCACACACAGTGAAATCCAGCAGTGCCCCAGCAAAACTGGGCAGTGATGAACAGCTGCACATCTACAGcgaggaggagaggagctgtcAGAGTCTGCTTTCAGATGAGTCCAGCCTGGGGGACGCAGATGTGCCCaggaggctgatggagctggacagcagtgctctgctgaaTGAGGACAGCAACCAGCCCATGCCTGTGGCTCGCTTCTTTGGAGATCTGGAGCTCCTGCGG GatctcccagcagctgctctcccaAGCACAATGATGAGCAGGAGGGAATTCAGAAAGCTTCATATCATtgcaaaggaagaggaggaggaggaggaagaggatgtTGTCTAA
- the DFFB gene encoding DNA fragmentation factor subunit beta produces the protein MAEPLRPFRLRGYGSPQKFGVAARSLRELLRKGCRLLQLPLPGSRLCLYEDGTELTESYFRTLPPQTELVLLGPGESWRGCASDIERFLAAFCSQGEAVVAAARRLLADERAPRRQKLLADLVHNLSENILAEGREEDKSWFEGVESRFKSKSSYMRYSCQSRIRSYLKEVSNFLSNVHPTGREAYRRIIDLMAERLKAVKYNGGYFDRREEEEATRLCTAEGWFSCQGPFDCTACPSKHSINPYSNRESRILFSTWNLDHIIEKKRAVVPQLAEAVTTRDGREVNWEYFYQLLFTVENLKLVHIACHKKTNHNLSCDKSRIYRTKQPKHKRC, from the exons ATGGCGGAGCCGCTGCGGCCCTTCCGCTTGCGCGGCTACGGCAGTCCGCAGAAGTTCGGCGTGGCGGCCAGGAGCCTGCGGGAGCTGCTGCGGAAGGGCTGCCGCCTGCTGCAG CTTCCCTTGCCAGGCAGCCGCCTCTGCCTCTACGAGGACGGCACGGAGCTGACCGAGAGCTACTTCCGCACCCTGCCGCCGCAGAcggagctggtgctgctgggtccCGGAGAGAGCTGGCGGGGAT GTGCCAGCGACATCGAGCGGTTCCTGGCCGCCTTCTGCAGCCAGGGCGAGGCGGTGGTGGCGGCGGCGAGGAGGCTGCTGGCGGACGAGAGGGCACCCCgcaggcagaagctgctggcGGATCTCGTCCACAACCTGAGCGAAAACATCCTGGCCGAGGGCAGGGAAGAGGACAAGAGCTGGTTTGAAG GTGTGGAGTCTCGCTTTAAGAGCAAATCCAGCTACATGCGGtacagctgccagagcaggatccggAGCTACCTGAAGGAG GTTAGTAATTTTCTGTCCAACGTTCATCCCACGGGAAGAGAGGCCTACAGAAGGATAATTGACCTGAtggcagagaggctgaaggCTGTGAAGTACAACGGGGGCTACTTTgacaggagggaggaggaggaggcaacTCGACTGTGCACCGCTGAGGGGTGGTTCTCCTGCCAG GGTCCCTTCGACTGCACTGCCTGCCCCAGCAAGCACTCCATCAACCCCTACAGCAACAGGGAGAGCAGGATCCTCTTCAGCACCTGGAACCTCGACCACAT AATCGAGAAGAAACGTGCTGTCGTCCCTCAGCTGGCAGAGGCTGTCACAACTCGAGATGGAAGAGAAGTGAACTGGGAATACTTCTATCAGCTGCTGTTTACAGTGGAGAATTTAAAGCTTGTACACATTGCTTGCCATAAGAAAACCAATCACAACCTGAGCTGTGACAAAAGCAGGATCTACAGAACGAAGCAGCCGAAGCACAAGAGGTGCTAG
- the CEP104 gene encoding centrosomal protein of 104 kDa — MPHKIGFIVVSSSGHEDGFCAKELMVHAPTVNGWRSPRLCQYPQEIVLQLVERCRIRKLQLLAHQYMISSKIEFYISESLPEYFAPYQAERFHRLGYVPLSDNEKTDFEARELKSVYVDAVGQYLKLIFHKNYANKYNLYGQVALVAVNIIGDPADYSHGSNHTPSREKLIDHYLGIRSDDPALDGSYLGKSDSISPLDDLAFDMYQDPEVAQIIRRLDERKREAVRRERYDQAKQLKQAIADLQKVGERLGRYEVEKRCAVEKEDYDLAKSKKQQMEAYRLQVYQQLQLHHLLDAELLDRKPELPLEPLTDPGSPQHSTAAASLPAEHREQHREEPWAAEPVLEEKPAAPTASQPLPPHQSPPPPETHLTASREKAELLPYDERPLPATCKEPEAYLEPERAEEALSDAPARGITGEPEPLSEKALREASPAVEVFGEALVSGAYSKTWCYREDALLAVYKRLMESSVNTPRDELKNMLRAAIFLVRRAIKDIVASVFQASLKLLKMIITQYIPKHKLGKVETSHCVERTLPSLLSRAGDCSARLRLLASSFIQEMALCAEVKPLQIVPAHLVQPLRPNCPPHLAMSQLQLVESLLKELGTENSGFTVSSVMKFATGALEHRVQEVREAALRIIFALYRRHRAAVLQLLPPAQPSRSLLYKTLLDGFSKIDGKDSEAEVRAQRKAATEEAEKQKKEEIKVLQDQLAALKEIQAEVQAGKEPEFDLQKPKNEGSRSPQSAAEMPDDHSSVASYLDNLCIFCGERDESFTEEGLDLHYWKHCPVLIRCEHCKQVVEIASLTEHLLSDCDRRDSFGRCPRCSEAIPREDFPRHLRSKACNSAKPEAVANHCPLCHNNFAPGEEAWKAHLIGRDGCRMNKRRVAPVNKTLLLQPGRAAGRKPGAAGTKAQPPSLASKIPAPRGSPNKSTAKTYSKR, encoded by the exons ATGCCACACAAGATTGGCTTCATAGTTGTCAGCTCCTCAGGACATGAGGATGGCTTCTGTGCCAAAGAGCTGATGGTTCACGCACCGACGGTGAATGGATGGCGGTCACCCAG GCTGTGTCAGTACCCCCAGGAGATCGTTCTGCAGCTGGTGGAGCGGTGCCGGATCcgcaagctgcagctgctggctcacCAGTACATGATCTCCAGCAAAATCGAGTTCTACATCAGTGAGAGCTTGCCTGAATACTTTGCTCCCTACCAGGCAGAGAGGTTTCATAGGCTGGG CTATGTCCCTCTCTCAGACAATGAGAAGACTGATTTTGAAGCACGAGAGTTGAAGTCTGTGTATGTGGATGCAGTTGGCCAGTACCTGAAGCTGATTTTCCATAAAAATTATGCCAATAAATACAACTTGTATGGTCAG GTTGCTCTTGTAGCTGTGAACATTATTGGTGACCCGGCAGACTACAGCCATGGCAGCAATCACACT ccttccagggagaagctgatAGACCACTACTTGGGCATTAGGTCAGATGATCCTGCCCTGGATGGATCCTACCTTGG GAAGTCTGACTCCATCTCCCCCCTGGATGATCTGGCCTTTGACATGTACCAGGACCCCGAGGTGGCGCAGATAATCCGCAGGCTGGACGAGCGGAAGCGCGAAGCTGTGCGCCGTGAGCGCTACGACCAGGCCAAGCAGCTCAAGCAGGCCATTGCCGACCTCCAGAAG GTGGGGGAGCGGCTGGGGCGGTACGAGGTGGAGAAGCGCTGTGCAGTGGAGAAGGAGGACTACGACCTGGCCaagagcaagaagcagcagatggAGGCCTACCGCCTGCAGGTgtaccagcagctgcagctccaccacctgctggatgcagagctgctg GATCGAAAACCTGAGCTGCCCCTGGAGCCCCTGACAGACCCTGGCAGCCCTCAGCACTCAACagctgcagcttcactccctgctgagcacagagaacagcacagagaagagccctgggcagcagagcctgtgctggaggagaagccagcagctcccactgcttcccagccccttcctccccatcagtcccctcctcctcctgagaCTCATCTCACAGCCTCCAGGGAAAAG GCTGAACTTCTGCCCTATGATGAGAGACCCCTGCCAGCCACCTGCAAGGAGCCTGAGGCCTACCTGGAGCCAGAGAGGGCTGAAGAGGCTCTCAGTGATGCCCCAGCAAGAGGCATCACAGGGGAACCAGAACCACTCAGTGAGAAGGCCCTGAGGGAGGCCAGCCCTGCTGTTGAGGTGTTTGGAGAAGCTTTG GTTTCAGGAGCATATTCCAAAACCTGGTGCTACCGAGAGGatgctctgctggctgtgtACAAGAGGCTGATGGAGAGCTCggtaaacacccccagggatgagcTGAAGAACATGCTGAGGGCTGCCATCTTCCTTGTCAGGAGAGCCATCAAAGACATCGTGGCCTCA GTTTTTCAGGCTTCCCTGAAACTTCTGAAAATGATCATTACCCAATACATCCCAAAACACAAACTGGGGAAAGTGGAAACCTCTCACTGTGTGGAAAGGACACTTCCCAGtctgctctccagagcaggagactgcTCAGCCCGGCTTCGCCTCCTGGCCTCCAGCTTCATCCAG gaGATGGCCCTGTGTGCTGAGGTGAAGCCTCTGCAGATTGTTCCAGCTCACTTGGTGCAGCCACTGAGGCCCAACTGCCCCCCACACCTGGCAATGAGCCAGCTGCAGTTGGTGGAAAGCCTCTTGAAAGAGCTGGGGACTGAAAACTCAGGGTTCACAGTCAGCAGTGTCATGAAG TTTGCCACAGGAGCTCTGGAGCACAGGGTGCAGGAGGTGCGGGAGGCGGCACTGAGGATCATCTTTGCTCTGTacaggaggcacagagctgctgtgctgcagctcctgcccccagcacagcccagcaggagcctgctctacaaaaccctcctggatggaTTCTCCAAGATTGATGGCAAAGACTCTGAAGCTGAAGTGAGG gcacagagaaaggcagcaacagaagaggcagagaagcagaagaaggaagaaataaaagttcTGCAAGAtcagctggcagctctgaagGAGATCCAAGCAGAAGTTCAAGCTGGAAAG gagCCAGAATTTGATTTGCAGAAGCCAAAGAATGAAGGTAG CAGAAGCCCACAGTCTGCAGCAGAGATGCCAGATGACCACTCTTCTGTTGCCAGTTACTTGGACAA TTTATGCATCTTCTGTGGTGAGAGAGATGAATCCTTCACAGAGGAAGGACTGGATCTGCACTACTGGAAGCACTGCCCCGTGTTAATCAGATGTGAGCACTGCAAGCAG GTGGTGGAGATAGCAAGCCTGACAGAGCACCTGCTGAGTGACTGTGACAGGAGGGACAGCTTCGGGAGGTGTCCCCGCTGCAGCGAGGCCATTCCAAGAGAGGACTTCCCCAGGCACCTGAGGAGCAAGGCCTGCAACT CTGCCAAACCAGAGGCTGTGGCAAACCACTGCCCACTGTGCCACAACAACTTTGCCCCAGGAGAGGAG GCCTGGAAGGCTCACCTGATAGGCAGGGATGGCTGCAGGATGAACAAGCGGAGGGTGGCCCCCGTGAACaaaaccctgctgctgcagcctg